Proteins from a genomic interval of Gemmatimonadota bacterium:
- a CDS encoding Gfo/Idh/MocA family oxidoreductase codes for MSNIFRWGIIGPGSIAHKFATGLRALDDAQIVAVGSRSQKRADAFADAYDVPNRHASYEALAEDPEVDAVYVATPHPFHKENSILCLQAGKPVLCEKPFTINQHEAIEVIEVARSEGVFLMEAMWTRFLPITQQVKAWVTDGAIGEVRMLYADFGFRARINPKGRLFDLALGGGGLLDIGIYPISYAFMIFDTQPATISSQAHIGETGVDEQAAIVFGYDKGQLALISCGVRIKTPHEAKILGTDGMITVPKFWDGRTAILSTGDKEEEVTLECAGNGYECEAAEVARCVREGKLESDLMSHDDTLANMQTLDAIREQWGLKYPMERT; via the coding sequence ATGAGTAATATTTTTCGCTGGGGCATTATCGGTCCCGGCAGTATTGCACACAAGTTCGCCACGGGATTGCGCGCACTCGACGATGCACAAATCGTAGCTGTGGGATCGCGCAGTCAGAAACGCGCCGACGCCTTTGCCGATGCGTATGATGTACCCAATCGCCACGCCTCTTATGAAGCACTCGCCGAAGATCCAGAAGTCGATGCGGTTTATGTGGCAACACCCCACCCCTTCCACAAAGAGAACAGTATCTTATGCCTGCAAGCGGGCAAGCCCGTATTGTGCGAAAAACCATTTACTATCAACCAACACGAAGCCATAGAAGTTATCGAAGTCGCCCGCAGCGAAGGCGTGTTTTTGATGGAAGCTATGTGGACCCGATTTTTGCCCATCACCCAACAGGTAAAGGCGTGGGTCACAGACGGCGCGATTGGCGAAGTGCGGATGTTATACGCCGATTTTGGATTTCGCGCCCGTATCAATCCCAAAGGACGCTTATTCGATCTCGCACTCGGCGGCGGTGGCCTGCTCGATATCGGCATATACCCCATCTCTTATGCGTTCATGATCTTCGACACACAACCCGCCACCATTTCGAGCCAGGCGCATATTGGCGAAACAGGAGTAGATGAACAGGCGGCTATAGTATTTGGCTACGACAAAGGACAACTCGCATTAATCTCGTGTGGCGTGCGAATCAAGACCCCGCACGAGGCAAAAATTCTCGGCACGGATGGCATGATCACAGTACCGAAGTTTTGGGACGGACGCACTGCAATCCTATCTACAGGCGACAAAGAAGAAGAGGTGACTCTGGAATGCGCTGGCAATGGATACGAGTGTGAAGCTGCCGAAGTAGCCCGCTGCGTAAGAGAAGGCAAGCTGGAAAGTGATCTCATGTCACACGACGATACGCTTGCCAATATGCAGACCCTGGACGCGATTCGCGAACAATGGGGATTGAAATATCCGATGGAAAGGACATAG
- a CDS encoding sulfite exporter TauE/SafE family protein, with translation MEIADWFLIGAACITSMIAAVGGVGGGVVLIAIMPGFLPTAAIIPVHGLVQIASNLSRAFIGLKHTEWRLVGQYAIGTVIGAVLGSRFIADIEWETMPLFLGIFILLITWMPKFSRAPDLPAKFTLLGAFQTALSLFFGVSGPLNMPFLLRENLPRDRTVITHSVQMASSHAMKILTFGFLGFVFAPYWKLVIGMIASASLGSYLGTLIRGRMPERHFRVLLRWLITLLAVRMILYVLYSAS, from the coding sequence ATGGAGATAGCGGATTGGTTTTTGATTGGGGCGGCGTGTATAACATCGATGATCGCGGCTGTGGGGGGCGTTGGCGGCGGCGTTGTACTCATTGCGATTATGCCGGGTTTCCTCCCCACTGCGGCGATTATCCCGGTTCACGGACTGGTGCAAATTGCCAGCAATTTGAGCCGCGCGTTCATTGGCCTCAAGCATACCGAATGGCGTCTTGTTGGGCAATACGCAATCGGAACAGTGATTGGCGCCGTGTTGGGTTCTCGTTTTATTGCCGACATTGAATGGGAAACCATGCCCCTCTTTTTGGGTATTTTTATTTTACTCATTACGTGGATGCCCAAATTTTCCCGCGCGCCTGATTTACCCGCAAAATTCACACTTCTGGGTGCTTTTCAAACGGCATTATCCCTTTTTTTCGGTGTAAGTGGTCCGCTCAATATGCCTTTTCTCTTGCGAGAAAACCTGCCCCGAGATCGCACGGTAATCACGCATTCGGTTCAGATGGCATCGAGCCATGCGATGAAAATTTTGACATTTGGGTTTTTGGGATTTGTCTTTGCACCCTATTGGAAATTGGTCATTGGCATGATCGCCTCGGCATCGCTTGGATCTTACCTGGGAACCCTGATTCGCGGGCGCATGCCCGAGCGCCATTTTCGCGTGCTTTTGAGATGGTTGATAACCCTCCTCGCCGTGCGCATGATTTTATACGTTCTATATTCCGCCTCATAA
- a CDS encoding aldo/keto reductase, which produces MPMEYGTIEGMNKKISRILQGTMMLREDDLQGSFDLLDGVWALGVNGFDGAYIYGGGQCERVLGQWLDERGLFDEAVILTKGAHHTGKKNKVTPPDITADLTTSLERCRTNFIDIYVLHRDDPNIEVGPIVEILNEHKAAGRIGLFGGSNWTVPRIQ; this is translated from the coding sequence ATGCCAATGGAATACGGCACAATTGAAGGAATGAACAAAAAAATTTCGCGCATTTTGCAAGGTACAATGATGCTACGCGAAGACGATCTGCAAGGATCATTTGACCTGTTAGACGGCGTATGGGCACTCGGCGTCAACGGCTTTGACGGAGCATATATTTACGGCGGCGGGCAGTGTGAGCGTGTTCTGGGCCAATGGCTCGACGAGCGCGGCCTGTTCGATGAAGCCGTCATCTTGACAAAGGGGGCGCACCACACTGGAAAAAAAAATAAAGTCACCCCGCCTGATATTACGGCAGACCTGACCACGTCATTGGAACGTTGCCGAACGAATTTTATCGACATCTACGTATTGCACCGCGACGATCCCAATATCGAAGTTGGTCCCATAGTAGAGATACTAAACGAACACAAAGCAGCGGGTAGAATCGGACTATTTGGCGGATCAAACTGGACCGTACCGCGCATACAA